The following are from one region of the Moritella sp. 24 genome:
- a CDS encoding pilus assembly protein PilP, whose amino-acid sequence MKRITSLVFVALVATGCTEDNQDLVNYINEIKGRKSTLIESVPDMDNFLALHYSETGARNPFSNPRPESVKAETPFPQDCPQPNFARTKGPLETYSLDNLNMHGTLGSEEHLWGLIRASSGEIFRVSPGDYIGLNHGEILDITKNYIELSELILTGKGCWQVRTTQIPLSNQDNS is encoded by the coding sequence ATGAAACGTATAACTAGTCTCGTTTTTGTAGCGCTTGTTGCCACGGGTTGCACTGAAGATAATCAGGATCTGGTTAATTATATTAACGAGATTAAAGGGCGGAAAAGCACCTTAATTGAAAGTGTACCGGATATGGATAATTTTCTCGCATTACATTACTCCGAAACGGGGGCTCGAAATCCATTTTCTAATCCTCGTCCGGAATCGGTAAAAGCAGAAACGCCCTTTCCACAAGACTGCCCACAACCTAACTTTGCGCGGACTAAAGGGCCGTTAGAAACATATTCATTAGATAATTTAAATATGCATGGCACCCTAGGGAGTGAGGAACACTTATGGGGATTAATCAGAGCAAGCTCGGGGGAAATATTTCGGGTATCACCCGGTGATTATATTGGACTTAATCACGGAGAAATACTTGATATTACCAAAAACTATATTGAACTTTCAGAGTTGATATTAACGGGAAAAGGGTGCTGGCAAGTTCGCACAACTCAAATTCCTCTTAGTAATCAAGACAACAGTTAA
- a CDS encoding type 4a pilus biogenesis protein PilO: MNLQELNELDLEDLGNWPKPAKIAINIILSVLIAALFYWVFIAASLKDLENIERKEASLKLQFEAKASLAGNLALYTDQMSEMENSFNNMLRQLPSKSETAGLLDDLSYIGQHNGLQLRKFKWLKEVKRDFSYEVPVSLEVIGTFHQLGQFTSDIAALPRIVTLEDFTITKLQGELLKVNMIARTYRYKGEG, encoded by the coding sequence ATGAATCTACAAGAACTAAATGAACTTGATCTTGAAGATCTGGGTAATTGGCCTAAACCTGCGAAAATTGCGATCAATATTATTTTGTCAGTGTTAATTGCGGCATTATTCTATTGGGTTTTTATTGCTGCCTCGCTAAAAGATCTCGAAAATATTGAAAGAAAAGAAGCAAGTTTAAAATTACAGTTTGAAGCTAAGGCTAGTCTCGCGGGTAATTTAGCATTGTATACCGACCAAATGTCTGAGATGGAAAACTCATTTAATAACATGCTTAGGCAGTTACCTTCAAAAAGTGAGACTGCAGGGCTACTTGATGACTTAAGCTACATTGGTCAGCATAACGGTTTACAGTTACGGAAATTCAAATGGTTAAAAGAAGTAAAACGAGACTTTTCTTATGAAGTCCCAGTTAGCCTAGAGGTCATTGGCACTTTTCATCAACTTGGTCAGTTTACTAGTGATATTGCAGCGCTACCACGGATTGTAACGCTAGAAGATTTCACTATTACTAAGCTACAAGGGGAATTGCTAAAAGTGAATATGATTGCCCGTACTTATCGTTATAAGGGGGAGGGATGA
- a CDS encoding PilN domain-containing protein, whose protein sequence is MSNINLLPWRDAEKKRRQQHFFTLSGASLGVTLLVMIMLNMVVGGYINNQKQRNALLMQEMQVIDIKLGKIKELRGRKDKLQERIDLIQSLQRSRNTPTHLMNTLPQLVPAGVNLAKLTFKNDIIKINGTSDSNTRLAVLLRNIEESTWLENGNLDSIVALSEEEGNRFEMRFSVTPMATDGGS, encoded by the coding sequence ATGTCAAATATTAACCTTTTACCGTGGCGAGACGCGGAGAAAAAGCGTCGACAACAGCACTTTTTTACATTAAGTGGCGCGAGTCTTGGTGTGACATTGCTCGTTATGATTATGCTGAATATGGTTGTTGGTGGTTACATCAATAATCAAAAACAGCGTAATGCGTTGTTGATGCAAGAGATGCAAGTTATTGATATCAAACTTGGAAAAATTAAAGAGTTACGTGGCCGTAAAGATAAACTACAAGAACGTATTGATTTAATTCAAAGTTTGCAGCGTAGTCGTAATACCCCCACGCATCTGATGAATACCTTGCCTCAACTAGTACCTGCAGGTGTAAACCTCGCCAAGCTAACCTTTAAAAATGACATTATTAAAATTAATGGCACCAGTGATTCAAATACACGTCTTGCGGTATTACTGCGTAATATCGAAGAGTCTACTTGGCTTGAAAATGGTAATTTAGATTCAATTGTGGCGCTATCGGAAGAGGAGGGGAACCGCTTTGAAATGCGATTCTCAGTAACACCAATGGCGACGGATGGGGGCAGTTAA
- the pilM gene encoding type IV pilus assembly protein PilM encodes MIGVDFGSSSVKALALSKRSEHYVVDMVSEVATPKGCVVDHQLQDIEALTNVLQQVRQDFPFRYKQAATAVSGTNVITKIIYVDTDLSGPELEMHIELEAESLIPFPLDEISLDFEILGINDNNPGKHNVLLSATRTESVTSLAGCLEENDFVPQIVDVAAHALARSHDLYLRLADLQDDSKVVAAIDIGTNMTIFSMLYQGESIYSRVQNFGGENYTRTIADNYSLKRDEAEKMKIAQQLPLDYDIDVLAPYVTSCIQQIRRNVQLFTNSGTLQKIDMITLSGGSALIMELADQVESELGITTRVANPFSQFDYSEEVEDKDRLIANGPRYMVALGLAMRAL; translated from the coding sequence ATGATCGGAGTTGATTTTGGATCATCTTCCGTAAAAGCCCTTGCGCTGTCTAAGCGATCAGAGCATTACGTGGTAGATATGGTATCAGAGGTAGCAACGCCAAAAGGATGTGTCGTTGATCACCAATTGCAAGATATAGAAGCATTAACTAATGTGTTGCAACAAGTGCGTCAAGATTTCCCTTTCCGTTATAAACAAGCTGCCACTGCCGTATCCGGCACTAATGTTATTACAAAAATTATTTATGTTGATACCGATCTTTCAGGCCCAGAGCTGGAAATGCATATCGAATTGGAAGCGGAAAGTTTAATTCCTTTTCCACTTGATGAGATTAGCTTGGATTTTGAAATACTAGGTATTAACGACAATAACCCAGGCAAACATAATGTGCTATTGAGTGCGACTCGCACCGAAAGCGTGACTTCGTTAGCGGGTTGTTTAGAAGAAAACGATTTTGTTCCCCAAATTGTTGATGTGGCTGCACATGCTCTCGCGCGATCTCATGATCTGTATTTACGCTTAGCGGACTTACAAGATGATAGCAAAGTGGTTGCCGCGATTGATATTGGAACGAATATGACTATTTTTTCTATGTTGTATCAGGGTGAGTCGATTTATTCGCGCGTTCAGAATTTTGGCGGTGAGAACTATACTCGCACAATTGCTGACAACTATAGTTTGAAGCGTGATGAAGCAGAAAAAATGAAGATCGCTCAACAATTGCCACTGGATTACGATATCGATGTGCTCGCACCTTATGTGACAAGTTGCATCCAGCAAATCCGTCGTAATGTACAACTGTTTACTAATTCTGGCACGCTACAAAAAATTGATATGATCACACTTAGTGGTGGTTCTGCATTAATCATGGAATTAGCGGATCAAGTTGAGAGTGAGCTTGGTATTACTACCCGCGTAGCCAATCCTTTTTCACAATTTGATTATTCAGAAGAGGTTGAAGATAAAGATCGTTTAATCGCTAATGGTCCGCGTTATATGGTGGCTCTTGGTCTTGCGATGAGGGCGCTTTAA
- a CDS encoding penicillin-binding protein 1A has product MKWIKRLSVFLFVSGLLGVGSIVALYFYIKPELPDVTTLKTMQLQTPMKVYSQDGKLISQFGEKRRIPVSIDEVPPLMINAFLATEDNRFYEHPGIDPIGIVRAASVMIMTGERKQGASTITQQVARNFFLTREKTFIRKIKEIFLAWHIEQNLTKDEILTLYLNKIPLGYRSFGIGAAAQVYYGKTLDELTLAQMAIIAGLPKAPSALNPIRSPKRAKARRHVVLLRMLDENYITQAQFEEANNAPITGKYHGAEIDLSAPYLAEMVRAEMIKRYGEDKAYTQGLTVYTTVHSDRQTAATNALINNLLNYDLRHGYRGPLGQAWSNDDVLRNEEILLLLKDKPSYNPLQPAVIIAVKQQEVDALLANGEQVTVSWDGLKWARPFVSDKKQGPAPQTANEIVNAGDIVLLRPMLANDKANQWMLGQIPDASSAFIAIDNNDGAIEALVGGFNYQQSKFNRVTQAKRQIGSNIKPFVYSAGLAKGATLATLINDAPINQWDERAGTAWRPKNSPPTYNGPTRLRLGLAQSKNVMSVRLFRQVGLSNAINYMARFGFDKTKLPRDESLSLGSASLTPLEVAVAFATFANGGFKVEPYFIERIEDANGQLLYQSTPKQACLTCEKQIALNTDDPEHWATIEGDAFSQCDIAPYGLPLLAPRIITEQNAFLMRQVMASVIWGGGSWRNKTGWNGTGWRAAGALKRHDIGGKTGTTNEAKDAWFSGFNPDLSATSWIGFDDHRRELGRVNRNINLGKNQISGGEAGAKTAQPAWIEFMKSALKGIPERPNVLPDNIVQVRIDRESGLLTHKSDYTSRFEYFIQGTEPTEYVNHQDTDSSFDQPDENSNDADESLDDLF; this is encoded by the coding sequence GTGAAATGGATTAAACGATTATCCGTATTTTTATTCGTCAGCGGGTTGCTTGGCGTAGGTAGTATAGTTGCACTTTACTTCTATATTAAGCCTGAGTTACCTGATGTAACAACATTAAAAACGATGCAACTACAGACACCAATGAAGGTTTATAGCCAGGACGGCAAACTGATCTCTCAATTTGGTGAAAAGCGTCGTATTCCCGTTAGTATTGATGAAGTACCCCCTTTAATGATCAATGCGTTTCTTGCGACCGAAGATAACCGTTTTTATGAACATCCCGGTATCGATCCCATTGGTATTGTGCGCGCAGCCAGCGTGATGATTATGACTGGTGAACGCAAACAAGGCGCAAGTACCATCACTCAGCAGGTTGCTCGAAACTTCTTTTTAACGCGAGAAAAAACCTTTATTCGTAAGATTAAAGAAATCTTCTTAGCGTGGCATATTGAACAAAACCTCACTAAAGACGAGATTTTAACCCTCTATCTCAATAAGATTCCACTGGGTTACCGTTCGTTTGGTATTGGGGCAGCAGCACAAGTTTATTATGGTAAAACATTAGATGAATTAACGCTGGCACAAATGGCGATTATTGCAGGTTTACCTAAAGCACCATCGGCTTTAAATCCAATCCGCTCACCAAAACGCGCAAAGGCACGACGTCACGTTGTATTACTGCGTATGCTCGATGAAAACTATATTACGCAAGCACAGTTTGAAGAAGCCAATAACGCACCAATTACAGGTAAATATCACGGCGCAGAGATTGACTTATCAGCACCTTATCTTGCTGAAATGGTACGTGCAGAGATGATTAAGCGCTACGGTGAAGATAAAGCGTATACGCAAGGCCTTACTGTTTACACGACTGTACATAGCGATCGTCAAACAGCGGCAACTAACGCGTTGATTAATAATTTACTTAACTATGATTTACGCCACGGCTATCGTGGACCTCTCGGTCAAGCATGGAGTAATGATGACGTTCTGCGTAACGAAGAGATTCTATTACTGCTTAAAGATAAACCGAGTTATAACCCATTACAGCCCGCAGTCATCATCGCCGTAAAACAGCAAGAAGTTGACGCTTTACTCGCTAATGGCGAGCAAGTTACCGTGTCTTGGGATGGATTAAAATGGGCCCGCCCATTTGTTTCAGATAAAAAGCAAGGCCCGGCACCACAAACAGCCAATGAGATTGTTAACGCGGGCGACATTGTTCTACTCCGCCCAATGTTAGCAAATGACAAGGCTAATCAATGGATGTTAGGTCAGATTCCTGATGCAAGTTCTGCATTCATTGCCATTGATAATAATGACGGTGCTATTGAAGCGTTAGTAGGCGGGTTTAATTACCAACAAAGTAAATTTAACCGTGTTACTCAAGCTAAACGTCAAATTGGTTCAAACATTAAGCCGTTTGTTTATTCAGCCGGATTAGCAAAAGGGGCAACACTTGCAACGTTAATCAATGATGCACCCATTAACCAATGGGATGAACGTGCTGGTACGGCCTGGAGACCAAAAAATTCACCACCGACTTATAATGGTCCGACACGTTTACGCCTAGGACTCGCACAATCAAAAAATGTAATGTCTGTACGTTTATTCCGTCAAGTCGGTTTGAGCAATGCGATTAATTACATGGCCCGCTTTGGTTTTGATAAAACAAAGTTACCACGAGATGAGTCATTATCACTTGGCTCTGCCTCATTAACTCCGCTTGAGGTCGCTGTCGCTTTTGCTACCTTTGCAAATGGTGGCTTTAAAGTTGAACCTTACTTTATCGAGCGTATTGAAGATGCTAATGGTCAATTACTTTATCAGTCAACACCAAAGCAAGCTTGCCTCACGTGTGAAAAACAAATTGCATTAAATACCGATGATCCTGAACACTGGGCTACGATTGAAGGGGATGCATTCTCTCAATGCGATATTGCACCTTATGGTCTTCCATTATTAGCGCCTCGTATTATTACCGAACAAAATGCATTCTTAATGCGTCAAGTAATGGCGAGTGTTATTTGGGGCGGTGGTAGTTGGCGTAATAAAACCGGTTGGAACGGTACGGGTTGGCGTGCAGCAGGCGCACTAAAACGTCACGATATCGGTGGTAAAACAGGTACAACGAATGAAGCTAAAGATGCTTGGTTCTCTGGATTTAACCCTGATTTATCAGCGACAAGCTGGATTGGTTTTGATGATCACCGTCGCGAGTTAGGGCGTGTGAATCGCAATATCAATTTAGGTAAAAATCAAATTAGCGGTGGCGAAGCAGGTGCAAAAACAGCGCAACCAGCTTGGATTGAATTCATGAAATCTGCGTTAAAAGGTATTCCTGAACGTCCAAACGTATTGCCTGATAATATCGTGCAGGTTCGTATCGACCGTGAATCTGGATTGTTAACGCATAAATCGGATTATACCTCTCGCTTTGAATACTTTATTCAAGGTACAGAACCAACCGAATATGTGAATCATCAAGATACCGATTCTTCATTTGATCAACCTGACGAAAATAGTAATGACGCAGATGAATCACTGGATGATTTGTTCTAA
- the oxyR gene encoding DNA-binding transcriptional regulator OxyR, giving the protein MNLRDLEYLVALQELKHFRKAAEKCFVSQPTLSGQIRKLEDELDVILIERTSRKVLFTPAGEQIADQARTVLLESKAIKEIAKSYASPTAGAIHIGLIPTVAPYLLPLIVPTLKHKFPDLDMFLHENQTHELLKQLDEGELDCLLLAYLPGMEKYGHIDLYKEPLELIIPSSHRFKGRERVELSDLRGEHVLMLEDGHCLRDQAMDYCFTAGAEEDQSFKATSLETLRHMIAAEAGVTLLPHLAIPRSRFTEGVEYIKFTEPQPIRRIVLLYRKGSVRRPCFNDIAQVINKKVTENIT; this is encoded by the coding sequence ATGAACTTAAGAGATTTAGAATATTTAGTTGCGTTACAAGAATTGAAACATTTTAGGAAAGCCGCAGAAAAATGCTTTGTCAGCCAACCTACACTCAGTGGTCAGATTCGTAAGTTAGAAGATGAGCTTGATGTGATTTTAATTGAACGTACATCAAGAAAGGTATTATTTACCCCAGCGGGTGAGCAAATTGCAGATCAAGCTCGTACGGTATTATTAGAATCGAAAGCGATTAAAGAGATTGCAAAAAGCTATGCAAGTCCGACTGCTGGCGCGATACATATAGGTTTGATTCCTACTGTAGCACCTTATTTATTGCCTCTTATTGTTCCAACATTGAAGCATAAATTTCCAGACCTCGATATGTTTTTACATGAGAATCAAACTCATGAATTATTAAAGCAGCTTGATGAAGGTGAGTTGGATTGTTTGTTATTAGCTTATTTGCCGGGCATGGAGAAATACGGTCATATTGATTTATATAAAGAACCGTTAGAGCTCATTATTCCTAGTTCGCATCGCTTTAAAGGTCGTGAAAGAGTCGAACTTTCTGACTTACGTGGTGAGCATGTTTTAATGTTAGAAGATGGTCATTGTTTACGTGACCAAGCAATGGACTATTGCTTTACTGCTGGTGCTGAAGAAGACCAAAGCTTTAAAGCGACGAGCTTAGAAACATTGCGTCATATGATTGCTGCTGAAGCGGGGGTGACATTATTACCGCATCTCGCAATCCCGCGTAGTCGTTTTACCGAAGGTGTTGAGTATATTAAATTTACAGAGCCTCAACCTATTCGCCGTATTGTTTTACTTTACCGTAAAGGGTCGGTGAGACGTCCTTGTTTTAATGATATTGCACAAGTGATCAATAAAAAAGTGACCGAGAATATTACTTGA
- a CDS encoding DUF1566 domain-containing protein, which yields MHLKKLSFLTILLLSIGLTGCGSDNLEAANNGSSNNGSDSGEDNAGDTTGGDGDENNEGTTYTATGDLTPRVIQRGQTFTFVYTLDKTPDVAVYYAITITGTAVQGISEDYTISNPSILSFTPGSTTASLTISTNKKDDIYDARTLSLTFTGSTGDPATLPLLISGNVYLNDTGMTTYSDTSNFARTTQASGNYALQDAAYGLDVIINSDATINNGGDSQDTSSVFYKNSRDVDTANQEYKGKAGFRFLKIAHNGMPVAATSNNYSCVEDEITGLLWQVKSTTNVLTNSETDPALPAQYQMDEEHRYNAANFSYPWEASELSGVGPGWHHGSPNNNNDSFTTNTDPAGFANGLCGYNSGYGDRDFALYCASGSYANETNFLKICGKSNWVVPTVEQLRSIINYEQVSDYSTIATDKHALDKTFFDCATEDCVINNNGANGSIYWTSSSVKGSEGLAWCVNLASGNVQTCNKQEYHKVLVVSSNVPSEFFNPNADDSEDTE from the coding sequence ATGCACTTAAAAAAGTTAAGTTTCTTAACTATTTTACTGCTTTCCATCGGCTTAACTGGCTGTGGTAGCGATAATTTAGAAGCAGCAAATAATGGCTCAAGTAACAATGGTAGTGATTCTGGTGAAGATAATGCAGGAGATACGACTGGCGGAGACGGTGATGAAAATAATGAAGGAACAACTTACACCGCGACAGGCGATTTAACGCCAAGAGTCATTCAACGCGGTCAAACATTTACCTTTGTGTATACTTTAGATAAAACCCCTGATGTGGCTGTTTATTACGCGATTACTATTACAGGCACTGCTGTTCAAGGTATCAGCGAAGATTACACCATAAGTAATCCATCAATCCTTTCCTTCACACCCGGTTCAACAACAGCAAGCCTCACAATCAGTACAAACAAAAAAGATGATATCTACGATGCCCGTACGCTATCACTTACCTTTACAGGTTCAACAGGCGATCCTGCCACGTTACCCTTACTGATATCAGGTAATGTGTATTTAAATGATACCGGTATGACGACTTACTCTGATACCAGTAATTTCGCGCGGACCACACAAGCAAGCGGTAATTACGCCCTACAAGATGCAGCATATGGACTTGATGTTATTATCAATTCGGATGCAACAATTAATAATGGCGGCGATAGCCAAGATACTAGCAGTGTTTTTTACAAAAATAGTCGAGACGTTGATACTGCAAATCAAGAATATAAAGGTAAAGCCGGATTTAGATTTTTAAAAATAGCCCATAACGGTATGCCTGTGGCAGCAACAAGTAATAATTATAGTTGTGTCGAAGATGAAATAACGGGATTACTTTGGCAAGTAAAATCCACAACCAATGTACTAACGAACAGCGAAACAGATCCTGCCTTACCCGCTCAATACCAAATGGATGAAGAGCATCGTTACAACGCAGCTAACTTTAGCTACCCATGGGAAGCATCTGAATTATCAGGCGTTGGACCTGGTTGGCATCATGGCTCGCCAAACAATAACAATGATAGCTTTACCACAAATACTGACCCAGCAGGGTTTGCCAATGGCCTCTGCGGCTACAATAGTGGCTATGGTGATCGTGATTTCGCCTTATATTGCGCCTCAGGCAGTTATGCTAACGAAACTAATTTCTTAAAAATATGCGGGAAAAGTAACTGGGTGGTACCGACTGTTGAGCAGCTGCGCAGTATTATTAACTATGAACAAGTGAGTGATTACAGCACTATAGCCACCGACAAACATGCACTTGATAAAACTTTCTTTGATTGCGCGACAGAAGATTGCGTGATTAATAATAACGGTGCAAATGGCTCTATTTACTGGACGAGTTCATCAGTCAAAGGCTCTGAAGGTCTGGCTTGGTGTGTCAACTTAGCAAGCGGTAACGTACAAACCTGTAATAAACAGGAATACCATAAAGTGCTTGTCGTGAGCAGTAATGTTCCGAGTGAATTCTTTAACCCTAACGCTGATGACAGCGAAGACACAGAATAG
- a CDS encoding DUF1566 domain-containing protein: MKKIPLLLICAGLFSTQTFAAADPVNLNCEATLQQDYTPSDFIDNHDGTVIDLRTSLTWSKCTIGQRYELASNTCSGSGAISYATWEEALIATGAYSINNISDWRLPNIKELGSLIDRSCAAPAINLTLFPNSISSIYYTSTPYKGDSDGTLPYSIAHLVSRVIDFSNGTEIPFSQHDSSLTTYAVRAVKGGYR; the protein is encoded by the coding sequence ATGAAAAAAATACCATTGTTACTTATCTGTGCAGGATTATTTAGCACGCAAACATTTGCAGCTGCAGACCCAGTAAATTTAAACTGTGAGGCCACACTACAGCAAGATTATACACCTTCAGATTTCATCGATAATCATGATGGTACAGTGATCGACCTACGTACTAGCCTAACATGGTCAAAATGCACCATAGGTCAACGCTACGAGCTTGCCTCAAACACATGCTCAGGTAGTGGTGCAATCAGTTATGCAACTTGGGAAGAAGCGTTAATTGCGACTGGTGCTTATAGCATAAATAACATTAGCGACTGGCGATTACCGAATATTAAAGAATTGGGTTCGCTTATCGATCGTAGCTGTGCTGCACCTGCAATTAATCTCACGTTATTCCCAAATTCAATATCCAGTATTTATTATACCAGTACGCCTTATAAAGGTGATTCAGACGGTACGTTACCCTACTCTATTGCTCACTTAGTTTCCCGCGTGATCGATTTTTCAAACGGTACTGAGATTCCTTTCTCACAACATGATAGTTCATTGACGACTTACGCTGTACGTGCAGTTAAAGGCGGCTACCGTTAA
- the dapA gene encoding 4-hydroxy-tetrahydrodipicolinate synthase, translated as MSVNSTVTDKSAMKELLKGSIVALVTPFKNNEIDEPALRKLVDWHVEQGTHGIVAVGTTGECPTLSLEEHCQILDIVVNQAAGRLPVIAGAGSNNPTDAILLSNHAQAAGAIATLHVAGYYNRPCQEGLYQHFKAINDNNDLPIIVYNIPGRAIVDIQPETLARMAELENVVGIKDATGDLSRPWLERQLIKGDFSFLSGDDCTTVAYNVSGGNGLISVSANVAPKLYAEVQELTFAGKYVEARELQDRLITLHNLMFKETSPAGVKYAVSLLGLCEPECRLPVIELTRGTKDEIRAAMVELALI; from the coding sequence ATGAGTGTTAACTCAACTGTCACCGATAAATCAGCAATGAAAGAATTACTTAAAGGTTCAATTGTTGCTTTGGTTACCCCGTTTAAAAATAATGAAATTGATGAGCCTGCACTGCGAAAGTTAGTTGACTGGCACGTAGAACAGGGAACCCACGGTATTGTTGCAGTAGGCACCACTGGTGAATGCCCAACATTATCATTAGAAGAACATTGCCAAATTCTTGATATCGTCGTAAATCAAGCCGCAGGTCGTTTACCTGTCATTGCGGGTGCGGGTTCAAATAATCCAACTGATGCGATTCTGTTATCGAATCATGCTCAAGCCGCGGGTGCTATCGCGACATTGCATGTTGCAGGTTATTACAACCGTCCTTGCCAGGAAGGTTTATACCAACATTTTAAAGCGATTAACGATAATAATGATCTGCCTATTATTGTTTATAACATTCCAGGTCGTGCGATTGTTGATATTCAACCTGAAACATTAGCGCGTATGGCTGAATTAGAAAATGTTGTTGGTATTAAAGATGCGACGGGTGATCTTTCTCGTCCTTGGTTAGAGCGTCAATTAATTAAGGGTGACTTCTCTTTCTTATCTGGAGATGATTGCACAACCGTTGCTTATAACGTGTCTGGTGGTAATGGCCTGATCTCTGTTTCTGCAAATGTAGCACCAAAATTATATGCAGAAGTTCAGGAACTTACATTTGCAGGTAAATATGTTGAAGCAAGAGAACTGCAAGATCGTTTGATTACACTGCATAATTTAATGTTTAAAGAAACGAGCCCTGCAGGTGTGAAGTATGCAGTGTCGTTATTAGGCCTGTGTGAACCTGAGTGCCGTTTACCTGTGATTGAACTTACTCGTGGCACAAAAGATGAGATTCGTGCTGCTATGGTTGAATTAGCGCTTATTTAA
- the rsmC gene encoding 16S rRNA (guanine(1207)-N(2))-methyltransferase RsmC has translation MISNSYTLASQLLERNTAHFEDKDLLIAGYIEDTYPTELAKIAKKVTLFSYDYSAKLHYDNVSSIDNHCSTEYQATKKHQVALIYMSKSKAEVEFLLANITEHLEDGAMIFMVGENNAGIRSANKFFAPYGDICNKLDAARRSSLFVTELNKPVAKFVQDDWITTFPIAVNGVELTVCTLPGVFSHGKLDTGSNILLNNLHKKPSGRVLDLGCGAGIIGSYIAKRFPESKVEMTDVSALAVKSSQLTLAANELAGQAYLSDVYSDVSGTFDYIISNPPFHAGLKTHYASTETFLKEANGYINPRGHLVLVANSFLKYPDIIEAAFGHCLLQIKSSKFCVYYANK, from the coding sequence ATGATCAGCAATAGCTACACCCTAGCAAGTCAATTACTCGAACGTAATACAGCACACTTTGAAGATAAAGACCTGTTGATTGCGGGTTACATCGAAGATACATACCCAACTGAATTAGCTAAGATAGCTAAAAAAGTAACGTTATTCAGCTACGATTACTCAGCTAAGTTACATTACGATAATGTTAGTAGCATTGATAATCATTGTTCTACGGAATATCAAGCAACGAAGAAGCACCAAGTTGCATTGATCTATATGTCAAAGTCAAAGGCAGAAGTCGAATTCCTACTCGCTAACATTACAGAACACCTAGAAGACGGTGCAATGATTTTCATGGTTGGTGAAAACAACGCAGGTATCCGTAGTGCCAACAAATTCTTTGCCCCGTATGGCGATATTTGTAATAAGCTAGATGCAGCACGTCGCAGCTCATTATTTGTGACTGAACTAAATAAACCTGTCGCTAAATTTGTTCAAGATGACTGGATCACAACATTCCCAATCGCAGTGAATGGCGTTGAGCTAACAGTATGTACATTACCGGGTGTATTTAGCCACGGTAAACTTGATACTGGTAGTAACATCTTACTGAATAACTTACACAAAAAACCATCTGGTCGTGTACTTGATCTTGGTTGCGGTGCGGGTATTATCGGTAGTTATATCGCTAAACGCTTCCCAGAAAGTAAAGTTGAAATGACAGATGTGAGCGCGCTTGCCGTTAAATCAAGTCAGTTAACATTAGCGGCGAATGAATTAGCAGGTCAAGCTTACCTTTCTGATGTGTATTCAGATGTGAGTGGTACGTTTGATTATATTATTTCAAACCCTCCTTTCCATGCTGGCTTAAAAACTCACTATGCAAGTACTGAGACATTCTTAAAAGAAGCGAATGGTTACATCAACCCACGCGGACATTTAGTATTAGTGGCAAATAGCTTCCTGAAATACCCAGACATTATCGAAGCAGCTTTCGGTCACTGTTTACTACAAATAAAATCATCTAAATTCTGTGTTTATTACGCGAATAAATAA